The window CTCCAATTCGGAGACATTGAAAACCCCATCACCGTCAATGAGCTCCGTAGAGAAACACGCATCCCCCATTTCTGATCTGCAAGACATGAATGCATGAAAAATTTGTAATAAGCCATCGCATTCATAATCCCCATTTCTGATCTGCAAGACATGAATGCATGAAAAATACGTAATAAGCCATCACATTCATAATCATGAAGGAAAATACCTAAAACCCAAAGTAATAGGGATAAGATTGCAGAGCTTTGCCTGTCTCCAGCATTCTCTAAAAGCAAAATGGGACAAAAAGCTTATTCTAAGAGTTTAGCACACAAGAAGAATACCTAGGGCTTTCAAAGACCAGACCATCAAGCTGTATGCCTGTGCAGCAGGACAATCAGGCACTTGTCCTACAACAAAGCCAAATAATTATTGGCCTATTCATGAGCATGCAATTGAAAAGCTTCCTCGATCAGCCTGTGTTCTGCGTCTCATGCCCCGGAATTCAGGTAGAGATCCTGAATTACCAGTTTAACACCAAGATGATCAGTGCCAAAGAATTAAATAGAACAGCATGTTGCTATAGATACACACTTGTGGTGGAACCGGAGAGGGCGTTTGCAGTTGGCAACATCCTGCAAACGAGCAGTCCAACTTTAATCAATGAAGCAATCAAAGTCACAATAAATTATTCAATCAATGGTAAACTGTTACACTATGAAGATGCATGAATAGGGAGAGCAGGGAGGACACAACCTAAGTACATTGTCGATCTTCTCGAAGGGGTCGGCACGGCGCGAAAGTAGCCATACGATGGCTCGCCGGCAATGGTGGCCGGGCGCTCCCTGCCTCCTTCCATCCACTCACGAGCTGTGCCTTTCTCTACCCCCACGGGCAGCGCTCCCTGCCCGCTTCCATCTGGACCCGATCTCCAACGCACAAGCCAAACATCCTTACCCTATCAACAAAAACTCACCACAATCATATGAACCCGATTCGAGCACCAAACAAACACCTTTAGCAGTTGCATAGTACCTAAGATATGGATGCATACATACACATGATACACTACACTCATAACCAATGGAGGCAACTAAAATACTTAAATTGCAGAGCATCTAAGACTATAATCTACCACCAGAAAGAATGTAGCGCGGCTATGAGATATAACTGTTACCATTTTTAAACTATGTTTTGGACAGTTCGTTGTAAATTCCACCAAAACTGAACCAAGAGCACAAGGTGTAACTGTAGGTGTTGAGGCGTCAAGAAAGCACTGAAAATGTAGGAGGTCTAGTTGTTGTCAATATTGATTGTGCTAGTCTTTTGTATATACGAAGGATTGGAGATAACCATTGAGCGGCCTATTGTATCTACAATCAAGATAGTGCATCTATAGAATTAAAAATTGAAAACCAATCTTGCACTTTTAATAGCCAAAAACTGCTGACAAGGCATGATTGAGCTCATCTACTGAGATTACTGTTTGGTGTCAGCTCCTACTACCTTGGATAGTTTAGTTGTTCTGATTTCCAAAATTCTGCACTACGAATCTGACTTCAAAATTTTCTGCATGAATAAAATGAAAGCATTTAAGAAAAACTGAGCATGTTGGTTTCATACATTTGGCTGCAAATAATCATGAGAGTGTACAGTTAAATTAATTTGTTTAAAATGGATCCATACAGACTGATGCTGGCATGCTCAAGTGAAGGTGTTGAAGTCAAGACATAAAAAATTTATCCAAAAGAACTAGGAAATGACTTACAGTAGTAGCTCCTCCAATATTTGCTTGTGATGTGCCTTGTCAAACCATCCCAAAGAGCTGCAAATGCCATACACTGAATAAAGGTTATGAGCACGAATAGGCAACCATTCATTAAAAAGAATGATAAGTCTAGATGTTAACCCTCCAAATGTAGTAAATTAGCCAGTTAGTTTCAAACTGAAACCAGACAAATAGATTAGGAGAATCAATGTAGATAGATAAATAGATTAAGCCCGAAAAATAGCCCATGTACACTACTCTAGTTTGATAAGGGGTAAGCAATAAAATTCGAAATGGTTTCAAATCCACCTCAAGGCTCTCGTCGACCTCAAAAAATAATGATGACATTGGTTTGGACCCAAACACAAATACCTTCTGTTCATGGGATGCAAAAGCTCAATGAGCTcgtggccatggccgccggtggTTCTGGCTAGCGAGCAGGCGTTCCGGGGCGCAAGGAATTCGATGGGATGGGGGAAAGttagaggaggatgaggaaaaCTCACAGGGATGGCCGGAATCCGGCCAACGGCGGCCGCTTATGGgactggccgcggcggcggcgttccggtggGCGGCAGGCGACGGGGAGTGGCAAAACAAAGTCTTCTCGTCGAGGGGATCGCAGGggatgggctcggcggcgaTCCGTCTCGCAGGGGATGGGCCGGACGCGCTGCCGCCGACGGGATGGATATGCTCCGCGCGGTCTCGGCGGCGATCCGTGGCGCGAGGGCCGGacgcgccgacgccgacgccgacgctcCGCGCGCGCTCCAGACTTGTCTCGTCGCAGGGAATGGGCTCGGTGCGCGGCGATCCCTCGCGCAGAGGGAGGTCGAGGGCGGTACGTCGCGCTCGCTTTGGAAGGCCGCGTCGTTATGGGAGTAATTCAAGCTCCCCCAAACTCCATGGCCAATCGGATCGCGCGTACAGAGGGGGTGGGTAAACAACACCTTGGTGAAAAAAAAACGCGAAGGGGAGGGCGCCGAGCGACTTGAACGGGCGGGTGGACTCTGCCGCCTTCCTGTCAAACTTTCTGAGCTTTCATGTGGACCTCAAAGTGGTAGTATGTGAGGTAAGTATGGAGGCTAATTTTGGTGAAAGGTGTTTCAAATTCTATGGatccttatagtatagatagagaTAGACTAGGGACCAGAGGATATTCTGGTTATATACATGTAAAATATAAAACCCCTTCCCATTTGAATAAGTTCTAGTAAGCTTACTCATCCCTAAAAGTTAGGTGGGGTTCCTACACAAATAGTCTTAGCATATTTCCATTCTTTTCCCTCCTACATTTTAAGGTGCAACAATGGATGGTTCTATTTGTAactctagttgtgcacttgagcAAAAAGAGCTACCAAGTTGCTCTGCCAGTTCGTTCTGTACTGCCGATTGCCGTTATGCTGATGAAGCTGTCCTCTCTTTAACCAGGACTGGTCAAGATCCTCAAGAAGTACGACAAGAGGACCGGCGCGCTGATCCGGCTGCCCTTCATCCAGAACGTGATGCAGGAACCCTTCTTCACCACCGACCTCCTGTACAAGCTCGTGAAGGAGTGCGAGGCGATGCTGGAGCAGCTCCTGCCGAGGAGCCAGCCGCCCGCGCCACCGAGCGACGACGCGAGGGAGgacagcgacggcgacggcgacgacaagCCTGTGGCTGCCACCGGCTCGTCGTTggccagcggcggtggcgcggccctGGAGCTGGAGGAGATCGAGGACATGGAGAGCACGTACATGAAGAGCACCGTGGCCGCGCTCAGGTCGCTCAGGGAGATCCGGAGCGGGAGCTCCACGGTGAGCGCCAATGGGCGTGTGGAGGAGCCGGAGCAGGGCTGACGGGCTGCTGCCGTTTGCGTGGATCGAATCGACGGAGCAGCCATTGTCGTCAGGTGGCCGGACAGATTGATGTGTAAAATACTTCTGTGCTCAATGCTCAGAGAAGATTTTCTTCGGTTCGGTGCCAATGTGCCATGTACCCA is drawn from Panicum virgatum strain AP13 chromosome 1N, P.virgatum_v5, whole genome shotgun sequence and contains these coding sequences:
- the LOC120655024 gene encoding SPX domain-containing protein 1-like yields the protein MKFGKSLNNQIVETLPEWRDKFLSYKNLKKRLKQIGAGAAGGERRSKRQRVGGGGAPPAMTAEEAGFVALLDAELDKFNAFFLEKEEEYVIRQKELQDRAVSAAETGSPEDLLRVRKEIVDLHGEMVLLENYSALNYTGLVKILKKYDKRTGALIRLPFIQNVMQEPFFTTDLLYKLVKECEAMLEQLLPRSQPPAPPSDDAREDSDGDGDDKPVAATGSSLASGGGAALELEEIEDMESTYMKSTVAALRSLREIRSGSSTVSANGRVEEPEQG